Within Bacillus sp. FJAT-45350, the genomic segment TACAAGAATCGTAAAATAAAAGCAGAACGTAAATTAGCAGAAACTCAAGAAAATCTTTTTAGAGTAGAAGACATTTTACATGAGCTTGAAGGGCAAGTAGAACCTCTGCAAATACAGGCATCTGTTGCAAAAGACTACCTTCAAAAAAAGGCTGAACTAAAAGATGTAGAAGTTGCTTTAATGGTCTATGAGATTGATGATTTACATAAAAAATGGTCAGAGCATAACCAACAGTTTGAAAAGCTTAAAGAAGAAAAAACAACTCGCCAAAATAGTATAGAAGAAAATGAAGCAAAACTAACACTTGTTCGCGAACAACTTCAACAACTTGATGAAGAGATGAACGAATATCAAGATTCTCTATTAAAAACTAGTGAAGAATTAGAAAAAAATGAAGGGCAAAAGGAAGTACTTAAAGAAAGAAAAAAGAATTTTACTCAAAATAAAGACCAGCTACTAAAAACAATAAATAATCTTAAAGAGGAAAAACTCGAACTAGGGCAAAAGCTAAATGAAGAAATTGGAAAGCAAAAAAATATTGAAAAGATACTAGTTCATTTAAAAGAAGAGATGACTGATAAGAATAAAGCACTAGCTCTTGCTGAGGAAGACCTAGAGGCTGAATTAGATAGGCTAAAGTCAGATTATATTGAAGTGTTAAATGAACAAGCATCAATTCGAAATGAAACCCGTTATTTAAAAGAACAACTCCACCTTCAAGAAAAAAAAGTAATAAGAATAGAGGATGACAATAAGCAATTAATTACTTTGCGTGAGGAAGTGGCAATTAGGAAGAATGATTTAACATCAGTTCTTCTTCAAAAGCAGGGTGAGGTTGAAGAGAAAGTAAAGGAATATAGAAATGTTCAACTGGAATTAGAACAAAAACGGAATTCCTATCAAAAGCAACAAAGTAAACTATATGAAGCATATCAGCTTATCCAGCAAGTTCGTTCAAGAAAAGAAGTTCTTGAGGAAATGCAAGCCGATTTTTCAGGGTTCTTTCAAGGGGTAAAAGAAATACTAAGAGCTAGAGGTGGACAGCTTTCAGGTATAGTTGGAGCAGTTGCAGAGCTAGTGAAGGTACCAAAAGAATACGAGACAGCATTAGAAATTTCATTAGGCGGGGCGACGCAACATATCGTAGTGGAAACCGAAGAACAAGCTCGTCGTGCAATTCAATTTTTAAAGCAAAAACGATATGGCCGAGCAACATTTCTCCCTTTACCAGCCATTAAAGGAAGGTATCTGAGTGATAATCAGCTATCAATTGTAAATACACATCCGTCGTTTGTTGGTGTGGCATCTGATTTAATCAATTTTGATAAAAAATATGAACACGTTATAAGTAATTTACTAGGACATGTCATCATTGCCACTGACCTACAAGGGGCAAATGAAATTGCTCGTTTATTAGGGTTTAGGAATCGAATTGTGACAGTAGATGGAGATGTAGTAAATCCAGGTGGCTCTATGACGGGTGGAAGCATTAAACAAAAAACAACACCACTTCTTGGTCGTTCAAGAGAACTTGAATCATTAACTGATAAGCTGGTAAAAATGGAAGAAACGACCTCTGTATTAGAAAATTATGTAAAAGATTTAAAACAACAGGTTTCTGCACTTGAAGTAAGGTTAGAAAAACTGCGAGTAGAAGGTGAAGGTTCAAGGGAGGCAGAGCAAGAAATTCGTTCCGCTATAAGAGAGATAGAGATGGAAGAAAAGAACGTAAATGAACGTCTTCTATTGTACGACCGAGAACATGGGTCTTTTACAACAGAGCGTCAAGAAATAGAAAATCGTTTAATTCATCTTGAACATACACTAACGCAAACAGTAGCTTCCTCAGAGTTACTAGAAAAACAAGTTTCAGAAATTGAAGAAAAAAAGAAACTACAAAAAACATCGAAAGAGACTGTACAAGAAGATTTAATTGAGTTAAAGGTTGAGCTTGCTAAAGAAGAAGAACGACTACATAACCAGAAGGAAACTGTTCAACGTTTATCGAATGAAGAAGAGCGAACAACAAACCGTCTTAAGGATATGGAAGAGCAATACTGGTTACTAGAAAATGAAATGACTGCTAGTTCAACAGGAGAAGAGACGATTGAAGACAAAATTGAAAGAAATCGTAAACGTAAGGATGAAGCAATTCATTCTCTTTCTAAGATTCGCCATCAACGACAAGATTTGCAGCAAAAAGCTACGTACCTTGAGGACAAGCTTAAGCTTGAAAAGGGTCAGTTAACGTACATTATGGAACAACTTCATGACAAGGAAGTCCTTGTCAATCGTTTAGATGTTGAGCTAGAAAACCGTTTATCTCATATACGTAATGAATATGAACTGAGCTATGAAGCTGCAAAAGAGCATTATCATTTAACGCTTGATGTAGATGATGCTCGAACAAAAGTAAAGTTAATCAAGCTGGCAATAGAAGAGCTAGGGCATGTAAATTTAGGGGCAATTGAAGAGTTCGAGCGAGTGAATGAACGATTTCAATTTTTGTCAGAGCAAAAGAACGATTTAACAGAAGCAAAAGAAACTCTTTACAATGTAATCGCTGAGATGGATGAGGAAATGACGAAGCGTTTTGAACAGACTTTTACACAAATACGTGCACATTTCCAAGTCGTCTTCAGAAAGCTATTTGGTGGTGGTGAGGCGGATTTAGTCTTATCAAACCCTGACCAACTCCTACATACAGGTGTGGACATTGTTGCAAGACCGCCAGGTAAAAAGCTACAGCACCTTGCCTTACTATCTGGGGGAGAACGTGCACTAACCGCAATAGCTTTACTCTTTGCGATATTAAAAGTTCGTCCAGTCCCATTTTGTGTTCTTGATGAAGTTGAGGCTGCTCTAGATGAAGCTAACGTAAGTCGCTTTGCGGCATATTTAAAAGAGTTCAGTAGTCATACCCAATTTATCGTCATCACCCATAGAAAAGGAACCATGGAAGAAGCGGACGTTCTATATGGAGTTACTATGCAAGAGTCAGGTGTATCAAAATTAGTTTCTGTTAGATTAGAGGAAACAGAGAAATTTCTTGTGGAATAGGAAAAATATGAATTTAGAATTGAAAATTAAGAATTGCGAGTTAAAACATGGTTAGGAGCTATTAGCAATCCAACTATAAGGAGGACCTTATGAGTTTTTTTAAGAAGTTAAAAGAGAAGATTACCCTACAAACAGATACAGTAACAGAGAAGTTTAAAACTGGATTAGAAAAAACACGTGACTCATTTGTCGGAAAGATGAATGAATTAGTAAGTCGTTATCGTAAAGTAGATGAAGAATTTTTTGAAGAGTTAGAGGAACTCTTGATAAGTGCTGATGTTGGTGTAGAAACGGTAATGGAATTAATTGATACACTTAAAGATGAAGTACGTCTTCGTAATATAAAAGATACCAAAGATATTCAGCCTGTTATCTCAGAGAAGTTAGCTGAACTATTACAAAAGGAAGAGGAAAATTCTCAGTTAAATATCCAAGAAGGTGCTATGACAGTAATCCTTTTTGTTGGTGTTAATGGAGTAGGGAAAACAACAACAATTGGAAAAATGGCTCATATGTTTAAAGAAGAAGGTAAATCAGTAGTACTTGCAGCAGGAGACACATTCCGTGCAGGGGCAATTGAGCAACTTGAAGTATGGGGAGAGCGCGTTGGTGTTGATGTAATTAAACAGCAAGCGGGGAGTGACCCGGCAGCAGTTATGTATGATGCTGTTCAAGCTGCCAAATCTCGTAATGCAGATGTTCTATTATGTGATACTGCTGGAAGATTACAAAATAAAGTAAACTTAATGAAGGAACTCGAAAAAGTAAAGCGTGTCATTGAACGAGAAGTCCCAGGTGCTCCCCACGAGGTATTACTTGTACTAGATGCTACAACAGGTCAAAATGCAATGAGCCAAGC encodes:
- the ftsY gene encoding signal recognition particle-docking protein FtsY, which translates into the protein MSFFKKLKEKITLQTDTVTEKFKTGLEKTRDSFVGKMNELVSRYRKVDEEFFEELEELLISADVGVETVMELIDTLKDEVRLRNIKDTKDIQPVISEKLAELLQKEEENSQLNIQEGAMTVILFVGVNGVGKTTTIGKMAHMFKEEGKSVVLAAGDTFRAGAIEQLEVWGERVGVDVIKQQAGSDPAAVMYDAVQAAKSRNADVLLCDTAGRLQNKVNLMKELEKVKRVIEREVPGAPHEVLLVLDATTGQNAMSQAKAFGQTTDVSGIVLTKLDGTAKGGIVVAIRHELDIPVKYVGLGEKMDDLQQFDSEQFVYGLFKDILEEQEEEEEKEL
- the smc gene encoding chromosome segregation protein SMC; its protein translation is MFLKRLEVIGFKSFAEQMNIDFVPGVTAVVGPNGSGKSNISDGIRWVLGEQSAKSLRGSKMEDIIFAGSDTRKPLNFAEITLVLDNEDHYIGIDYSEVSVTRRVYRSGDSEYLLNRQTCRLKDIVDLFMDSGLGREAYSIIGQGKVEEILSSKSEDRRVIFEDAAGVLKYKNRKIKAERKLAETQENLFRVEDILHELEGQVEPLQIQASVAKDYLQKKAELKDVEVALMVYEIDDLHKKWSEHNQQFEKLKEEKTTRQNSIEENEAKLTLVREQLQQLDEEMNEYQDSLLKTSEELEKNEGQKEVLKERKKNFTQNKDQLLKTINNLKEEKLELGQKLNEEIGKQKNIEKILVHLKEEMTDKNKALALAEEDLEAELDRLKSDYIEVLNEQASIRNETRYLKEQLHLQEKKVIRIEDDNKQLITLREEVAIRKNDLTSVLLQKQGEVEEKVKEYRNVQLELEQKRNSYQKQQSKLYEAYQLIQQVRSRKEVLEEMQADFSGFFQGVKEILRARGGQLSGIVGAVAELVKVPKEYETALEISLGGATQHIVVETEEQARRAIQFLKQKRYGRATFLPLPAIKGRYLSDNQLSIVNTHPSFVGVASDLINFDKKYEHVISNLLGHVIIATDLQGANEIARLLGFRNRIVTVDGDVVNPGGSMTGGSIKQKTTPLLGRSRELESLTDKLVKMEETTSVLENYVKDLKQQVSALEVRLEKLRVEGEGSREAEQEIRSAIREIEMEEKNVNERLLLYDREHGSFTTERQEIENRLIHLEHTLTQTVASSELLEKQVSEIEEKKKLQKTSKETVQEDLIELKVELAKEEERLHNQKETVQRLSNEEERTTNRLKDMEEQYWLLENEMTASSTGEETIEDKIERNRKRKDEAIHSLSKIRHQRQDLQQKATYLEDKLKLEKGQLTYIMEQLHDKEVLVNRLDVELENRLSHIRNEYELSYEAAKEHYHLTLDVDDARTKVKLIKLAIEELGHVNLGAIEEFERVNERFQFLSEQKNDLTEAKETLYNVIAEMDEEMTKRFEQTFTQIRAHFQVVFRKLFGGGEADLVLSNPDQLLHTGVDIVARPPGKKLQHLALLSGGERALTAIALLFAILKVRPVPFCVLDEVEAALDEANVSRFAAYLKEFSSHTQFIVITHRKGTMEEADVLYGVTMQESGVSKLVSVRLEETEKFLVE